From the Garra rufa chromosome 17, GarRuf1.0, whole genome shotgun sequence genome, one window contains:
- the LOC141290187 gene encoding cyclin-dependent kinase 5 activator 1, whose translation MGTVLSLSPGPRKPGYYDDRPGSLSHYPSLSSRSLNTQKDRSLRRGHSIFLPALTWKRLVASTKKRGESKKAYPGGQGTVGAPLNNNNINIYQKDPVLHLNRENVKKSLSCANLTSYDGPAGLGLGVGLGVGYGKPQQISSVKKIPPTCTSSPKRVIVQASTSELLRCLGEFLCGRCYRLKHLSPADPVLWLRAVDRSLLLQGWQDQAFVTPANVVFVYMLCRDVVDGDAVSSEHELQAILLTCLYLSYSYMGNEISYPLKPFLVEAGKEAFWDRCLAIIDVTSAKMLRINADPHFFTQVFADLKSEGGCALRDYARVLDR comes from the coding sequence ATGGGTACCGTACTGTCCCTCTCCCCGGGTCCTCGAAAACCTGGTTATTATGACGACCGGCCTGGTTCTCTAAGCCATTACCCCAGCCTGAGCAGCCGCTCGCTGAACACTCAAAAGGACCGCAGCCTCAGACGCGGCCACTCCATCTTCCTCCCCGCACTCACCTGGAAACGCCTGGTGGCCTCCACCAAGAAGCGGGGCGAGTCCAAAAAGGCCTATCCTGGAGGTCAAGGGACCGTTGGGGCTCCTCTCAACAACAATAACATCAACATCTACCAGAAGGATCCGGTCTTGCACCTCAACCGTGAAAATGTGAAGAAGTCTCTCTCCTGCGCCAACCTCACTAGCTACGATGGTCCAGCAGGTCTGGGTCTGGGTGTAGGACTAGGTGTAGGATACGGCAAACCGCAGCAGATTTCCTCTGTTAAGAAGATCCCGCCCACATGCACCTCCTCGCCCAAGCGTGTGATCGTCCAGGCCTCGACTAGCGAGCTGCTCCGCTGCCTGGGAGAATTTCTGTGTGGCCGCTGCTATCGGCTCAAACACCTTTCCCCCGCCGATCCGGTCCTGTGGCTGCGCGCCGTGGACCGCTCATTGTTGCTCCAGGGCTGGCAGGACCAAGCCTTTGTGACGCCGGCCAACGTGGTGTTTGTGTACATGCTGTGCCGCGATGTGGTGGATGGCGACGCGGTGTCTTCAGAGCATGAGCTCCAAGCAATTCTCCTGACCTGCCTCTACCTGTCGTACTCCTACATGGGGAACGAGATCTCGTACCCACTCAAGCCCTTTCTGGTGGAGGCGGGTAAAGAAGCATTCTGGGACCGCTGTCTGGCCATTATCGATGTCACCAGTGCCAAGATGCTGCGCATCAATGCAGACCCGCACTTCTTCACGCAGGTCTTCGCCGATCTGAAGAGCGAAGGAGGTTGCGCTTTGCGGGACTACGCTAGAGTTCTGGATCGGTGA
- the thbs3b gene encoding thrombospondin-3b, whose translation MWFKRMELKKIVPNLLVLCVAFGHFSESSEFKVINILELHDARQTAAAIENLSGALQTIGDLYITSTFMLPPKLGGVLFGLYDKEDNKKYLEIAAVGKINKLLVRYSRSDGKAHAVNLQNPVLAEGRTQSLILRMSGLRRSHVNIELYVNCRLVDSAQGLPSFVGFPSKAESVDVRTGQKSYARIQGSIESVKLALGGSLATAGLLIDCPFQGDSAINNAVGSDINAILGDHTKALIGQLIIFNQIMGELREDIREQTKEMSLIRNTILECQVCGFHEPQSRCHPNPCYNGVSCIESMMYPGYQCGPCPEGMTGNGTHCQDIDECTAQPCFSPELCVNTAKGFSCESCPIGFTGPALRGVGFEFAKSHKQECVDIDECAEHSGFCVPNSVCINTVGSFKCGQCKAGFVGNQTAGCFARRTCESLGYNPCDVNAHCVMGRNTDISCMCNVGWAGNGHICGPDSDIDGYPDAPLPCIDNDKHCRADNCANTPNSGQEDTDGDGIGDQCDEDADGDGIKNVEDNCRLVPNKDQQNSDTDSYGDACDNCPNVPNGDQIDTDGNGKGDICDNDIDGDGIPNVLDNCPKIPNPMQTDRDGDGVGDACDSCPEVNDPMQSDMDNDLVGDVCDTNKDMDGDGYQDTRDNCPEVPNSSQVDSDNDGTGDECDDDDDNDGIPDILPPGPDNCRLVPNPSQKDTDANGVGDMCETDFDNDKVTDLLDACPESAEVTMTDFRAFQTVILDPEGDAQIDPNWVVLNKGMEIVQTMNSDPGLAVGYTAFNGVDFEGTIHVNTATDDDYVGFIFGYQDSSSFYVVMWKQTEQTYWQNLPFKASAQPGLQLKAVKSSTGPGEYLRNALWHTGDTPGEVTLLWKDPRNVGWKDRTSYRWHLTHRPQVGYIRLRLYEGAAMVADSGVVIDTTMRGGRLGVFCFSQENVIWSNLGYRCNDSIPDDFMLYQKQMNVRT comes from the exons ATGTGGTTCAAGAGAATGGAGTTGAAGAAAATTGTGCCAAATCTTCTTGTGCTGTGTGTAGCGTTTGGACACTTTTCCGAATCGTCGGAATTTAAAG TTATTAATATATTGGAGCTCCACGATGCACGTCAGACAGCTGCAGCTATAGAGAATCTGTCTGGAGCTCTGCAGACGATAGGAGATCTGTACATCACCTCCACCTTCATGCTGCCACCCAAACTCGGTGGCGTTTTGTTCGGTCTCTATGATAAAGAAGACAACAAGAAATACCTGGAGATTGCTGCTGTAGGCAAAATCAACAAAT TACTGGTGCGATACTCGCGCTCTGATGGAAAAGCTCATGCTGTCAATTTACAAAATCCAGTCCTCGCTGAGGGACGCACCCAATCGCTTATCCTCAGAATGAGTGGACTTAGACGCAGTCACGTAAACATAGAGCTTTATGTAAACTGCCGCTTGGTGGACTCTGCTCAGGGCCTCCCTTCATTTGTCGGGTTTCCATCAAAGGCAGAATCTGTGGATGTTCGCACCGGACAGAAGTCTTATGCCAGGATACAG ggcTCAATAGAGTCTGTTAAACTAGCTCTCGGAGGCTCTCTGGCTACAGCTGGTCTTCTCATTGACTGTCCATTCCAAGGAGATTCAGCTATAAACAATGCAG TAGGCAGTGACATTAACGCCATCCTTG GTGATCACACCAAAGCTCTGATCGGACAGTTGATCATCTTTAACCAGATCATGGGAGAGCTGAGAGAGGATATCAGAGAACAG ACAAAAGAGATGTCTCTCATCAGAAACACCATTCTTGAATGTCAAGTGTGTG GATTCCATGAGCCTCAGTCCCGGTGTCATCCTAACCCTTGCTATAACGGCGTGAGCTGTATAGAGAGCATGATGTACCCAGGATATCAGTGTGGCCCCTGTCCAGAGGGCATGACTGGAAACGGAACACACTGCCAGGACATTGACGAG TGTACTGCTCAGCCCTGTTTCTCTCCCGAGTTGTGTGTGAACACAGCTAAAGGCTTCAGCTGTGAGTCCTGTCCGATAGGATTCACTGGTCCAGCACTCAGGGGGGTTGGTTTTGAATTTGCCAAGAGCCACAAGCAG gaATGTGTTGATATTGATGAGTGTGCTGAGCACTCCGGTTTCTGTGTGCCCAACTCAGTCTGTATAAATACAGTG GGATCGTTCAAGTGTGGCCAGTGTAAAGCAGGATTTGTGGGTAATCAGACCGCTGGCTGTTTTGCGAGGAGGACGTGTGAATCTCTGGGCTATAACCCATGTGATGTGAATGCACACTGTGTGATGGGCCGCAACACTGACATTTCCTGTATG TGTAACGTTGGCTGGGCAGGTAATGGACACATCTGTGGTCCAGACTCAGACATTGATGGTTACCCTGATGCTCCTCTTCCATGCATTGACAACGACAAACACTGCAGAGCG GACAACTGTGCGAATACCCCAAACTCTGGGCAAGAGGACACAGATGGAGATGGGATTGGTGATCAATGTGACGAGGATGCAGATGGAGATGGAATTAAAAATGTTGAG GACAACTGTCGTCTGGTACCCAATAAGGACCAACAGAACTCTGACACAGACTCCTACGGCGATGCTTGTGACAACTGCCCCAACGTTCCCAATGGAGATCAGATTGATACTGATGGCAATGGCAAGGGAGACATCTGTGACAATGACATTGATGGAGATG GCATCCCTAACGTGTTGGATAACTGTCCCAAGATACCCAACCCCATGCAGACAGACCGAGACGGCGATGGTGTGGGTGATGCTTGTGACAGCTGTCCTGAGGTCAATGATCCAATGCAG TCAGATATGGACAACGATTTGGTGGGAGATGTATGTGATACAAACAAGGACAT GGATGGTGATGGATATCAGGACACACGGGATAACTGCCCCGAAGTGCCTAACAGCTCTCAGGTGGACTCAGATAATGATGGCACCGGGGACGagtgtgatgatgatgatgataacgaTGGGATTCCAGATATCCTTCCTCCTGGCCCAGATAACTGCAGACTTGTTCCCAACCCCAGTCAAAAAGATACCGATG CCAATGGAGTTGGTGACATGTGTGAGACAGACTTTGACAACGATAAGGTGACTGACTTGTTGGATGCGTGCCCTGAAAGTGCAGAAGTCACCATGACAGATTTCAGGGCATTCCAGACGGTCATTCTTGACCCAGAGGGAGATGCTCAGATCGACCCCAACTGGGTGGTACTAAATAAG GGAATGGAGATTGTGCAGACTATGAACAGTGACCCTGGTTTAGCTGTGG GTTACACAGCATTCAATGGTGTCGATTTTGAGGGCACAATCCATGTGAACACGGCCACTGATGATGATTACGTGGGATTCATCTTTGGCTATCAGGACTCTTCCAGCTTCTATGTGGTGATGTGGAAACAGACAGAACAAACATATTGGCAGAATTTGCCTTTCAAAGCCTCAGCTCAACCTGGACTACAACTTAAG GCAGTGAAGTCTAGTACAGGTCCTGGCGAGTATTTGCGCAATGCTCTGTGGCACACAGGAGACACGCCAGGGGAAGTTACTTTGCTTTGGAAGGACCCAAGAAACGTGGGTTGGAAGGACAGAACGTCCTATCGCTGGCACCTCACTCACCGCCCACAGGTGGGCTACATACG ATTAAGATTGTATGAAGGTGCAGCCATGGTGGCAGATTCAGGAGTCGTGATAGACACCACTATGAGAGGAGGGCGGCTGGGCGTCTTCTGCTTTTCTCAGGAAAACGTCATATGGTCTAATCTGGGCTACAGATGTAATG ATTCTATCCCAGATGACTTTATGCTGTACCAGAAGCAGATGAATGTGAGGACATAG